A window of the Gossypium hirsutum isolate 1008001.06 chromosome A05, Gossypium_hirsutum_v2.1, whole genome shotgun sequence genome harbors these coding sequences:
- the LOC107897020 gene encoding peptidyl-prolyl cis-trans isomerase CYP22, with translation MMSGGGAGGVEWHVRPPNPKNPIVFFDLTIGSIPAGRIKMELFADIAPKTAENFRQLCTGEYRKAGLPVGYKGCQFHRVIKDFMIQAGDFLKGDGSGCTSIYGHKFDDENFIARHTGPGLLSMANSGPNTNGCQFFITCAKCEWLDNKHVVFGRVLGDSLLVVRKIENVATGPNNRPKLPCIIAECGEM, from the exons ATGATGTCCGGAGGCGGTGCTGGCGGAGTGGAGTGGCACGTTAGGCCACCGAATCCAAAAAACCCAATCGTATTTTTCGATTTAACCATAGGTTCTATCCCCGCCGGTCGTATCAAAATGGAGCTCTTCGCTGATATTGCCCCTAAAACCGCCGAAAATTTTCG GCAGCTATGCACTGGCGAATACAg GAAAGCTGGGTTGCCTGTTGGTTATAAGGGTTGCCAATTTCATAGGGTTATTAAAGATTTTATGATTCAAGCTGGAGATTTCCTCAAG GGTGATGGTAGTGGATGTACTTCCATTTATGGGCACAAATTTGACGATGAAAATTTCATTGCCAGACACACTGGTCCTGGTTTGCTATCAATG GCAAACAGTGGACCAAACACCAATGGTTGTCAG TTTTTTATCACATGTGCAAAATGCGAGTGGCTCGATAATAAGCATGTTGTATTTGGG AGGGTGCTCGGAGATAGTCTTCTTGTTGTTCGGAAGATTGAGAATGTGGCTACAGGTCCGAACAATAGGCCAAAACTACCATGCATTATAGCTGAGTGCGGGGAAATGTAA